The following proteins are encoded in a genomic region of Lytechinus variegatus isolate NC3 chromosome 7, Lvar_3.0, whole genome shotgun sequence:
- the LOC121418919 gene encoding actin cytoskeleton-regulatory complex protein PAN1-like isoform X1 → MAYRGQGSFNPFNGSRADGGKTVSKLTVQLGRSNGNVATSGPQSGGLMNQRKQVSFGNNQSSRLGGDVNVVGGSKNNSVTVAPKIGNNYTADRGCLWGGAEGGSGSQSREVGLITPIGDHERCVNEQGSCQTISMSTDNMNAMSDSNDMPALDQGPAAPFDESSAMQPDIETNKLHPRVLNGNSVHEEDSSSINSSNVSKVQFEEPTVMNIDSSFESAEEKARALAVGAIEKALASQLVSSVTEAAAKLVSDEAKESIDDNKMDTEQCQVNGGLTANEFLNFSDSKLISSLKNFEEIAALQENSINCQDANANEVSDKKSVSIENSNSSDNVNSNNNTQLPPVPPKPAKGPPKQPDGASGPEPEKTQQPPPLPEEHGEAQEFFSSSQILVSDDIIDCLPEVEEMSNGAPPSPPLMAGPEETLTESQEQHVGGTSLPLPGDTEGEQKPTINEQQNNEEENKMGVNSTKDIKNEMTEATKENDIEDADKTMDKAESDVKGEKEDGFITSDVLSKEDCAIHANHDSQVHGDIKDRSVSAINNNSKTTNVTEIAEDNKRAAKEEDVEQKDHDKEMRESVEVKDNMKQDQEKVCQDNYMLDDSLSIPSLTTTPASSSTEIGMTQIPLSPIFEEPRSPAKTDDHLDLSNTSLSSSSHQITTSPSSPEKMDVSEVSGSVSDESTAVATASIVLGVETTGITEANADFIGKENFNENEAESQHNDETEAPVQVPPSAQNGPSQTQNERMYNQQHQHDMNRRSGNMDTHSMPATRQSPPEPPGPPAVPKAPHAPPAAPPAVPKAPHAPPAAPPAPPQPPAAPAAPPAPAAPPTPPQPPAAPPAPAAGPPAPPAPPAAGGAGPPPPPPPPAIGGPPPAPSGGGGGGGAPAGGGLAAALAAAKLKKVNRTEVNDSSSSSAGGGGGGGGGGSRPPPSGGGGDFMSSLQQKLNQRRQASENPSSASDSSSKPSGRTSPPGAPKATSKPWERKTNGVDSTTSSASPQLNRPPPPPVSNRNSVDGVRIMRPPSGVDQHQTNNPTSPGFSGGGRLHGPRPQPTSTSPGSQSPRLGGRRPSQPAVNGNAGGDSQNSLDYEKLKQEILTEMRKELQKTKQEIIDAIKQELSRR, encoded by the exons ATGGCCTATCGAGGACAGGGAAGTTTTAACCCTTTTAATGGAAGCAGAGCTGATGGTGGTAAGACAGTATCAAAGCTTACTGTTCAACTTGGCAGAAGCAATGGGAATGTGGCAACAAGTGGACCACAGAGTGGTGGATTAATGAATCAAAGAAAGCAAGTCAGCTTTGGCAATAATCAGAGCAGCAGACTGGGCGGAGATGTCAATGTCGTAGGCGGCAGCAAAAACAATTCAGTGACAGTAGCACCCAAGATAGGCAACAATTACACAGCAGATAGGGGCTGTTTGTGGGGCGGAGCTGAGGGTGGAAGTGGTAGTCAGAGTCGGGAAGTGGGATTAATCACGCCAATCGGGGATCACGAGAGATGCGTTAATGAGCAAGGATCCTGTCAGACCATCAGCATGTCAACAGACAACATGAATGCCATGTCGGATAGTAATGATATGCCAGCGTTAGACCAAGGTCCTGCAGCCCCTTTCGATGAATCGTCAGCCATGCAGCCTGACATTGAAACCAACAAACTCCACCCTCGAGTCTTAAATGGTAATTCTGTCCATGAAGAGGATTCAAGTTCCATTAACAGCTCAAATGTAAGCAAGGTACAGTTTGAGGAACCTACTGTTATGAACATTGATTCGAGCTTTGAGAGCGCTGAAGAAAAAGCTAGAGCCTTAGCAGTAGGAGCGATAGAGAAAGCTCTTGCTTCACAGCTTGTATCGTCTGTGACAGAGGCAGCAGCTAAACTTGTGAGTGACGAAGCCAAAGAATCAATTGATGACAACAAGATGGATACTGAGCAGTGCCAGGTAAATGGAGGTTTAACAGCAAATGAGTTTCTAAATTTTTCTGACAGCAAACTGATCTCCAGCTTGAAGAATTTTGAAGAAATCGCTGCTCTTCAAGAAAATTCAATCAACTGCCAAGATGCAAATGCAAATGAAGTTTCTGATAAGAAATCTGTTTCCATAGAGAACAGCAATTCATCAGATAATGTGAATTCCAACAATAACACACAGTTACCACCAGTGCCACCCAAACCAGCCAAAGGCCCGCCTAAACAACCTGATGGTGCATCAGGACCAGAACCTGAGAAGACGCAGCAACCACCTCCATTGCCAGAAGAACATGGTGAGGCGCAGGAGTTCTTCAGCTCTTCCCAAATTCTTGTCTCGGATGACATTATTGACTGCCTACCTGAGGTTGAAGAAATGAGTAATGGAGCACCACCATCACCCCCTCTGATGGCAGGTCCTGAAGAAACCTTAACAGAGAGTCAAGAGCAACATGTTGGTGGCACTTCTTTGCCTTTGCCAGGAGACACAGAAGGTGAGCAAAAACCTACCATTAATgaacaacaaaacaatgaagaagaaaacaaaatgggtGTGAATAGCACTAAGGATATTAAGAATGAAATGACAGAAGCTActaaagaaaatgacattgaaGATGCTGATAAAACCATGGACAAAGCTGAAAGTGATgttaaaggggaaaaagaagatgGTTTTATTACTTCTGATGTGTTAAGTAAGGAGGACTGTGCTATACATGCAAATCACGACTCTCAAGTACATGGCGATATCAAGGATAGATCTGTAAGCGCTATAAACAACAATTCAAAAACCACCAATGTTACAGAAATAGCAGAAGACAACAAAAGGGCTGCCAAAGAGGAAGATGTAGAACAAAAAGATCACgataaagaaatgagagagaGTGTAGAAGTTAAAGACAATATGAAACAAGACCAGGAGAAAGTTTGCCAAGACAATTACATGCTTGATGATAGCCTATCCATCCCTTCTCTAACAACAACACCGGCGTCTTCATCGACGGAGATAGGGATGACGCAGATTCCATTATCGCCGATCTTTGAGGAACCAAGGTCACCGGCTAAGACAGATGATCATCTTGATCTGTCAAACACAAGTTTGTCATCATCCTCCCATCAAATAACTACATCCCCATCATCGCCAGAAAAGATGGACGTATCTGAAGTATCGGGCAGTGTGAGTGATGAGAGTACTGCTGTTGCTACAGCGAGTATTGTATTAGGAGTGGAAACTACTGGAATTACCGAAGCAAATGCAGATTTTATCGGGAAGGAGAACTTTAATGAAAACGAAGCAGAAAGCCAGCACAATGATGAAACCGAAG CTCCAGTACAAGTACCACCTAGTGCTCAGAATGGACCTTCACAAACACAAAATGAAAG GATGTATAACCAACAGCATCAGCATGATATGAATAGGAGAAGTGGAAACATGGACACTCATTCAATGCCAG CTACCAGACAAAGTCCACCAGAGCCACCTGGCCCTCCTGCTGTACCCAAAGCTCCTCATGCACCCCCAGCAGCTCCCCCTGCTGTACCCAAAGCTCCTCATGCACCCCCGGCAGCTCCACCAGCTCCACCCCAGCCTCCAGCAGCTCCGGCAGCACCTCCAGCTCCAGCCGCACCTCCGACTCCACCTCAGCCTCCAGCAGCTCCACCGGCCCCAGCAGCAGGTCCGCCTGCCCCACCAGCACCACCTGCAGCAGGAGGTGCAGGCCCAccccctccaccaccaccaccagctATTGGAGGTCCCCCTCCTGCACCttcaggaggaggaggaggtggtggTGCTCCAGCAGGAGGTGGATTGGCAGCAGCATTAGCAGCagccaaattaaaaaaagttaacaGG ACTGAAGTCAATGATAGTTCATCATCCAGtgcaggaggaggaggaggagggggtggtggtggtagcCGACCACCGCCATCAGGGGGTGGAGGTGACTTCATGAGCTCTCTGCAACAGAAACTAAACCAACGCCGTCAGGCTTCG gAGAATCCATCATCAGCATCAGATTCCAGTAGTAAGCCATCAGGTAGAACGTCGCCCCCTGGAGCTCCGAAAG cTACTTCCAAACCATGGGAAAGAAAAACCAATGGTGTCGACAGTACCACTTCTAGTGCCTCTCCTCAACTAAACCG tcctcctcctcctccggTGTCCAACCGAAATAGCGTTGATGGTGTTCGGATCATGAGACCTCCCTCTGGTGTTGATCAGCACCAGACCAACAATCCCACATCTCCAGGATTTTCAGGAGG TGGTCGGCTGCATGGCCCGCGACCTCAACCAACCAGTACCTCGCCTGGTAGTCAGTCCCCCAGGCTTGGAGG ACGAAGACCATCACAGCCTGCTGTCAATGGCAATGCTGGAGGTGATAGTCAAAACTCGCTGGATTATGAGAAACTTAAACAAGAGATCCTGACAGAAATGAGGAAAGAACTACAAAAGACCAAACAAGAAATCATTGATG CCATCAAACAGGAATTGAGTCGAAGGTAA
- the LOC121418919 gene encoding actin cytoskeleton-regulatory complex protein PAN1-like isoform X2 gives MAYRGQGSFNPFNGSRADGGKTVSKLTVQLGRSNGNVATSGPQSGGLMNQRKQVSFGNNQSSRLGGDVNVVGGSKNNSVTVAPKIGNNYTADRGCLWGGAEGGSGSQSREVGLITPIGDHERCVNEQGSCQTISMSTDNMNAMSDSNDMPALDQGPAAPFDESSAMQPDIETNKLHPRVLNGNSVHEEDSSSINSSNVSKVQFEEPTVMNIDSSFESAEEKARALAVGAIEKALASQLVSSVTEAAAKLVSDEAKESIDDNKMDTEQCQVNGGLTANEFLNFSDSKLISSLKNFEEIAALQENSINCQDANANEVSDKKSVSIENSNSSDNVNSNNNTQLPPVPPKPAKGPPKQPDGASGPEPEKTQQPPPLPEEHGEAQEFFSSSQILVSDDIIDCLPEVEEMSNGAPPSPPLMAGPEETLTESQEQHVGGTSLPLPGDTEGEQKPTINEQQNNEEENKMGVNSTKDIKNEMTEATKENDIEDADKTMDKAESDVKGEKEDGFITSDVLSKEDCAIHANHDSQVHGDIKDRSVSAINNNSKTTNVTEIAEDNKRAAKEEDVEQKDHDKEMRESVEVKDNMKQDQEKVCQDNYMLDDSLSIPSLTTTPASSSTEIGMTQIPLSPIFEEPRSPAKTDDHLDLSNTSLSSSSHQITTSPSSPEKMDVSEVSGSVSDESTAVATASIVLGVETTGITEANADFIGKENFNENEAESQHNDETEAPVQVPPSAQNGPSQTQNERMYNQQHQHDMNRRSGNMDTHSMPATRQSPPEPPGPPAVPKAPHAPPAAPPAVPKAPHAPPAAPPAPPQPPAAPAAPPAPAAPPTPPQPPAAPPAPAAGPPAPPAPPAAGGAGPPPPPPPPAIGGPPPAPSGGGGGGGAPAGGGLAAALAAAKLKKVNRTEVNDSSSSSAGGGGGGGGGGSRPPPSGGGGDFMSSLQQKLNQRRQASENPSSASDSSSKPSGRTSPPGAPKATSKPWERKTNGVDSTTSSASPQLNRPPPPVSNRNSVDGVRIMRPPSGVDQHQTNNPTSPGFSGGGRLHGPRPQPTSTSPGSQSPRLGGRRPSQPAVNGNAGGDSQNSLDYEKLKQEILTEMRKELQKTKQEIIDAIKQELSRR, from the exons ATGGCCTATCGAGGACAGGGAAGTTTTAACCCTTTTAATGGAAGCAGAGCTGATGGTGGTAAGACAGTATCAAAGCTTACTGTTCAACTTGGCAGAAGCAATGGGAATGTGGCAACAAGTGGACCACAGAGTGGTGGATTAATGAATCAAAGAAAGCAAGTCAGCTTTGGCAATAATCAGAGCAGCAGACTGGGCGGAGATGTCAATGTCGTAGGCGGCAGCAAAAACAATTCAGTGACAGTAGCACCCAAGATAGGCAACAATTACACAGCAGATAGGGGCTGTTTGTGGGGCGGAGCTGAGGGTGGAAGTGGTAGTCAGAGTCGGGAAGTGGGATTAATCACGCCAATCGGGGATCACGAGAGATGCGTTAATGAGCAAGGATCCTGTCAGACCATCAGCATGTCAACAGACAACATGAATGCCATGTCGGATAGTAATGATATGCCAGCGTTAGACCAAGGTCCTGCAGCCCCTTTCGATGAATCGTCAGCCATGCAGCCTGACATTGAAACCAACAAACTCCACCCTCGAGTCTTAAATGGTAATTCTGTCCATGAAGAGGATTCAAGTTCCATTAACAGCTCAAATGTAAGCAAGGTACAGTTTGAGGAACCTACTGTTATGAACATTGATTCGAGCTTTGAGAGCGCTGAAGAAAAAGCTAGAGCCTTAGCAGTAGGAGCGATAGAGAAAGCTCTTGCTTCACAGCTTGTATCGTCTGTGACAGAGGCAGCAGCTAAACTTGTGAGTGACGAAGCCAAAGAATCAATTGATGACAACAAGATGGATACTGAGCAGTGCCAGGTAAATGGAGGTTTAACAGCAAATGAGTTTCTAAATTTTTCTGACAGCAAACTGATCTCCAGCTTGAAGAATTTTGAAGAAATCGCTGCTCTTCAAGAAAATTCAATCAACTGCCAAGATGCAAATGCAAATGAAGTTTCTGATAAGAAATCTGTTTCCATAGAGAACAGCAATTCATCAGATAATGTGAATTCCAACAATAACACACAGTTACCACCAGTGCCACCCAAACCAGCCAAAGGCCCGCCTAAACAACCTGATGGTGCATCAGGACCAGAACCTGAGAAGACGCAGCAACCACCTCCATTGCCAGAAGAACATGGTGAGGCGCAGGAGTTCTTCAGCTCTTCCCAAATTCTTGTCTCGGATGACATTATTGACTGCCTACCTGAGGTTGAAGAAATGAGTAATGGAGCACCACCATCACCCCCTCTGATGGCAGGTCCTGAAGAAACCTTAACAGAGAGTCAAGAGCAACATGTTGGTGGCACTTCTTTGCCTTTGCCAGGAGACACAGAAGGTGAGCAAAAACCTACCATTAATgaacaacaaaacaatgaagaagaaaacaaaatgggtGTGAATAGCACTAAGGATATTAAGAATGAAATGACAGAAGCTActaaagaaaatgacattgaaGATGCTGATAAAACCATGGACAAAGCTGAAAGTGATgttaaaggggaaaaagaagatgGTTTTATTACTTCTGATGTGTTAAGTAAGGAGGACTGTGCTATACATGCAAATCACGACTCTCAAGTACATGGCGATATCAAGGATAGATCTGTAAGCGCTATAAACAACAATTCAAAAACCACCAATGTTACAGAAATAGCAGAAGACAACAAAAGGGCTGCCAAAGAGGAAGATGTAGAACAAAAAGATCACgataaagaaatgagagagaGTGTAGAAGTTAAAGACAATATGAAACAAGACCAGGAGAAAGTTTGCCAAGACAATTACATGCTTGATGATAGCCTATCCATCCCTTCTCTAACAACAACACCGGCGTCTTCATCGACGGAGATAGGGATGACGCAGATTCCATTATCGCCGATCTTTGAGGAACCAAGGTCACCGGCTAAGACAGATGATCATCTTGATCTGTCAAACACAAGTTTGTCATCATCCTCCCATCAAATAACTACATCCCCATCATCGCCAGAAAAGATGGACGTATCTGAAGTATCGGGCAGTGTGAGTGATGAGAGTACTGCTGTTGCTACAGCGAGTATTGTATTAGGAGTGGAAACTACTGGAATTACCGAAGCAAATGCAGATTTTATCGGGAAGGAGAACTTTAATGAAAACGAAGCAGAAAGCCAGCACAATGATGAAACCGAAG CTCCAGTACAAGTACCACCTAGTGCTCAGAATGGACCTTCACAAACACAAAATGAAAG GATGTATAACCAACAGCATCAGCATGATATGAATAGGAGAAGTGGAAACATGGACACTCATTCAATGCCAG CTACCAGACAAAGTCCACCAGAGCCACCTGGCCCTCCTGCTGTACCCAAAGCTCCTCATGCACCCCCAGCAGCTCCCCCTGCTGTACCCAAAGCTCCTCATGCACCCCCGGCAGCTCCACCAGCTCCACCCCAGCCTCCAGCAGCTCCGGCAGCACCTCCAGCTCCAGCCGCACCTCCGACTCCACCTCAGCCTCCAGCAGCTCCACCGGCCCCAGCAGCAGGTCCGCCTGCCCCACCAGCACCACCTGCAGCAGGAGGTGCAGGCCCAccccctccaccaccaccaccagctATTGGAGGTCCCCCTCCTGCACCttcaggaggaggaggaggtggtggTGCTCCAGCAGGAGGTGGATTGGCAGCAGCATTAGCAGCagccaaattaaaaaaagttaacaGG ACTGAAGTCAATGATAGTTCATCATCCAGtgcaggaggaggaggaggagggggtggtggtggtagcCGACCACCGCCATCAGGGGGTGGAGGTGACTTCATGAGCTCTCTGCAACAGAAACTAAACCAACGCCGTCAGGCTTCG gAGAATCCATCATCAGCATCAGATTCCAGTAGTAAGCCATCAGGTAGAACGTCGCCCCCTGGAGCTCCGAAAG cTACTTCCAAACCATGGGAAAGAAAAACCAATGGTGTCGACAGTACCACTTCTAGTGCCTCTCCTCAACTAAACCG tcctcctcctccggTGTCCAACCGAAATAGCGTTGATGGTGTTCGGATCATGAGACCTCCCTCTGGTGTTGATCAGCACCAGACCAACAATCCCACATCTCCAGGATTTTCAGGAGG TGGTCGGCTGCATGGCCCGCGACCTCAACCAACCAGTACCTCGCCTGGTAGTCAGTCCCCCAGGCTTGGAGG ACGAAGACCATCACAGCCTGCTGTCAATGGCAATGCTGGAGGTGATAGTCAAAACTCGCTGGATTATGAGAAACTTAAACAAGAGATCCTGACAGAAATGAGGAAAGAACTACAAAAGACCAAACAAGAAATCATTGATG CCATCAAACAGGAATTGAGTCGAAGGTAA
- the LOC121418919 gene encoding actin cytoskeleton-regulatory complex protein PAN1-like isoform X3 — protein MAYRGQGSFNPFNGSRADGGKTVSKLTVQLGRSNGNVATSGPQSGGLMNQRKQVSFGNNQSSRLGGDVNVVGGSKNNSVTVAPKIGNNYTADRGCLWGGAEGGSGSQSREVGLITPIGDHERCVNEQGSCQTISMSTDNMNAMSDSNDMPALDQGPAAPFDESSAMQPDIETNKLHPRVLNGNSVHEEDSSSINSSNVSKVQFEEPTVMNIDSSFESAEEKARALAVGAIEKALASQLVSSVTEAAAKLVSDEAKESIDDNKMDTEQCQVNGGLTANEFLNFSDSKLISSLKNFEEIAALQENSINCQDANANEVSDKKSVSIENSNSSDNVNSNNNTQLPPVPPKPAKGPPKQPDGASGPEPEKTQQPPPLPEEHGEAQEFFSSSQILVSDDIIDCLPEVEEMSNGAPPSPPLMAGPEETLTESQEQHVGGTSLPLPGDTEGEQKPTINEQQNNEEENKMGVNSTKDIKNEMTEATKENDIEDADKTMDKAESDVKGEKEDGFITSDVLSKEDCAIHANHDSQVHGDIKDRSVSAINNNSKTTNVTEIAEDNKRAAKEEDVEQKDHDKEMRESVEVKDNMKQDQEKVCQDNYMLDDSLSIPSLTTTPASSSTEIGMTQIPLSPIFEEPRSPAKTDDHLDLSNTSLSSSSHQITTSPSSPEKMDVSEVSGSVSDESTAVATASIVLGVETTGITEANADFIGKENFNENEAESQHNDETEAPVQVPPSAQNGPSQTQNERMYNQQHQHDMNRRSGNMDTHSMPATRQSPPEPPGPPAVPKAPHAPPAAPPAVPKAPHAPPAAPPAPPQPPAAPAAPPAPAAPPTPPQPPAAPPAPAAGPPAPPAPPAAGGAGPPPPPPPPAIGGPPPAPSGGGGGGGAPAGGGLAAALAAAKLKKVNRTEVNDSSSSSAGGGGGGGGGGSRPPPSGGGGDFMSSLQQKLNQRRQASENPSSASDSSSKPSGRTSPPGAPKATSKPWERKTNGVDSTTSSASPQLNRPPPVSNRNSVDGVRIMRPPSGVDQHQTNNPTSPGFSGGGRLHGPRPQPTSTSPGSQSPRLGGRRPSQPAVNGNAGGDSQNSLDYEKLKQEILTEMRKELQKTKQEIIDAIKQELSRR, from the exons ATGGCCTATCGAGGACAGGGAAGTTTTAACCCTTTTAATGGAAGCAGAGCTGATGGTGGTAAGACAGTATCAAAGCTTACTGTTCAACTTGGCAGAAGCAATGGGAATGTGGCAACAAGTGGACCACAGAGTGGTGGATTAATGAATCAAAGAAAGCAAGTCAGCTTTGGCAATAATCAGAGCAGCAGACTGGGCGGAGATGTCAATGTCGTAGGCGGCAGCAAAAACAATTCAGTGACAGTAGCACCCAAGATAGGCAACAATTACACAGCAGATAGGGGCTGTTTGTGGGGCGGAGCTGAGGGTGGAAGTGGTAGTCAGAGTCGGGAAGTGGGATTAATCACGCCAATCGGGGATCACGAGAGATGCGTTAATGAGCAAGGATCCTGTCAGACCATCAGCATGTCAACAGACAACATGAATGCCATGTCGGATAGTAATGATATGCCAGCGTTAGACCAAGGTCCTGCAGCCCCTTTCGATGAATCGTCAGCCATGCAGCCTGACATTGAAACCAACAAACTCCACCCTCGAGTCTTAAATGGTAATTCTGTCCATGAAGAGGATTCAAGTTCCATTAACAGCTCAAATGTAAGCAAGGTACAGTTTGAGGAACCTACTGTTATGAACATTGATTCGAGCTTTGAGAGCGCTGAAGAAAAAGCTAGAGCCTTAGCAGTAGGAGCGATAGAGAAAGCTCTTGCTTCACAGCTTGTATCGTCTGTGACAGAGGCAGCAGCTAAACTTGTGAGTGACGAAGCCAAAGAATCAATTGATGACAACAAGATGGATACTGAGCAGTGCCAGGTAAATGGAGGTTTAACAGCAAATGAGTTTCTAAATTTTTCTGACAGCAAACTGATCTCCAGCTTGAAGAATTTTGAAGAAATCGCTGCTCTTCAAGAAAATTCAATCAACTGCCAAGATGCAAATGCAAATGAAGTTTCTGATAAGAAATCTGTTTCCATAGAGAACAGCAATTCATCAGATAATGTGAATTCCAACAATAACACACAGTTACCACCAGTGCCACCCAAACCAGCCAAAGGCCCGCCTAAACAACCTGATGGTGCATCAGGACCAGAACCTGAGAAGACGCAGCAACCACCTCCATTGCCAGAAGAACATGGTGAGGCGCAGGAGTTCTTCAGCTCTTCCCAAATTCTTGTCTCGGATGACATTATTGACTGCCTACCTGAGGTTGAAGAAATGAGTAATGGAGCACCACCATCACCCCCTCTGATGGCAGGTCCTGAAGAAACCTTAACAGAGAGTCAAGAGCAACATGTTGGTGGCACTTCTTTGCCTTTGCCAGGAGACACAGAAGGTGAGCAAAAACCTACCATTAATgaacaacaaaacaatgaagaagaaaacaaaatgggtGTGAATAGCACTAAGGATATTAAGAATGAAATGACAGAAGCTActaaagaaaatgacattgaaGATGCTGATAAAACCATGGACAAAGCTGAAAGTGATgttaaaggggaaaaagaagatgGTTTTATTACTTCTGATGTGTTAAGTAAGGAGGACTGTGCTATACATGCAAATCACGACTCTCAAGTACATGGCGATATCAAGGATAGATCTGTAAGCGCTATAAACAACAATTCAAAAACCACCAATGTTACAGAAATAGCAGAAGACAACAAAAGGGCTGCCAAAGAGGAAGATGTAGAACAAAAAGATCACgataaagaaatgagagagaGTGTAGAAGTTAAAGACAATATGAAACAAGACCAGGAGAAAGTTTGCCAAGACAATTACATGCTTGATGATAGCCTATCCATCCCTTCTCTAACAACAACACCGGCGTCTTCATCGACGGAGATAGGGATGACGCAGATTCCATTATCGCCGATCTTTGAGGAACCAAGGTCACCGGCTAAGACAGATGATCATCTTGATCTGTCAAACACAAGTTTGTCATCATCCTCCCATCAAATAACTACATCCCCATCATCGCCAGAAAAGATGGACGTATCTGAAGTATCGGGCAGTGTGAGTGATGAGAGTACTGCTGTTGCTACAGCGAGTATTGTATTAGGAGTGGAAACTACTGGAATTACCGAAGCAAATGCAGATTTTATCGGGAAGGAGAACTTTAATGAAAACGAAGCAGAAAGCCAGCACAATGATGAAACCGAAG CTCCAGTACAAGTACCACCTAGTGCTCAGAATGGACCTTCACAAACACAAAATGAAAG GATGTATAACCAACAGCATCAGCATGATATGAATAGGAGAAGTGGAAACATGGACACTCATTCAATGCCAG CTACCAGACAAAGTCCACCAGAGCCACCTGGCCCTCCTGCTGTACCCAAAGCTCCTCATGCACCCCCAGCAGCTCCCCCTGCTGTACCCAAAGCTCCTCATGCACCCCCGGCAGCTCCACCAGCTCCACCCCAGCCTCCAGCAGCTCCGGCAGCACCTCCAGCTCCAGCCGCACCTCCGACTCCACCTCAGCCTCCAGCAGCTCCACCGGCCCCAGCAGCAGGTCCGCCTGCCCCACCAGCACCACCTGCAGCAGGAGGTGCAGGCCCAccccctccaccaccaccaccagctATTGGAGGTCCCCCTCCTGCACCttcaggaggaggaggaggtggtggTGCTCCAGCAGGAGGTGGATTGGCAGCAGCATTAGCAGCagccaaattaaaaaaagttaacaGG ACTGAAGTCAATGATAGTTCATCATCCAGtgcaggaggaggaggaggagggggtggtggtggtagcCGACCACCGCCATCAGGGGGTGGAGGTGACTTCATGAGCTCTCTGCAACAGAAACTAAACCAACGCCGTCAGGCTTCG gAGAATCCATCATCAGCATCAGATTCCAGTAGTAAGCCATCAGGTAGAACGTCGCCCCCTGGAGCTCCGAAAG cTACTTCCAAACCATGGGAAAGAAAAACCAATGGTGTCGACAGTACCACTTCTAGTGCCTCTCCTCAACTAAACCG tcctcctccggTGTCCAACCGAAATAGCGTTGATGGTGTTCGGATCATGAGACCTCCCTCTGGTGTTGATCAGCACCAGACCAACAATCCCACATCTCCAGGATTTTCAGGAGG TGGTCGGCTGCATGGCCCGCGACCTCAACCAACCAGTACCTCGCCTGGTAGTCAGTCCCCCAGGCTTGGAGG ACGAAGACCATCACAGCCTGCTGTCAATGGCAATGCTGGAGGTGATAGTCAAAACTCGCTGGATTATGAGAAACTTAAACAAGAGATCCTGACAGAAATGAGGAAAGAACTACAAAAGACCAAACAAGAAATCATTGATG CCATCAAACAGGAATTGAGTCGAAGGTAA